Genomic window (Sediminispirochaeta smaragdinae DSM 11293):
GATACCGTCATTGGCCACATCCAGTTACAGAGTGTCAGCGAGTCGTGGAGGAAATTCCGTTTTAGGGACCAGGCGGCAAATACGGCCTTTGGTTTGTTCATCGGGGTATAGTGTCCCGGTTCATCAATAGCTTCTCCGCCACCCCATACTTCGGCCGCGATTTCTTTCTGGATTTCAAGGGGAAGGCCGCTGCCGAGGAAGTTGTTGTGGGAGTGGTTCTGGGCGTCTCTGTTCTTGATCAGGTTTACCAAGGTTCCCACCTGGGCGTCCGCCTCGTTGGAGTGGTGATGTGGATACCCGAAGTCCTTGTTCCACAGCCCATATGCTTCTTCGTCCCAGTAGTCGTCCCCGAAACCCCAGCGTTTTGCAAGAAGGTAGGCACCGTCAGCCATGTGGGAGAACTCTCCTTCCTTCATTGCAATTCTTTGATAGAAATCGAGGAGGAAGGCCGGGTCGCCTGCTTCAAGCAGATCGAAACGAATGCTGTCGTACTCGGCTTTGGGGAGAACCTTTTTCAGGATACCCTTGTTGTAGGCATAGTTGAAGTCTCTTCCGATCTGGAGGTAATTACACCATATTCCGTAGTCGTTGGTAATCTGTGCCCCCAGGGCTCTTGCGATCATGAGACCTTCTCCGTTCATGTCCTGGACGCCCTTTATCATAACGGCACCGGGAGAGAAAAAGCCGACACAGGTGCTGGAGACGTAGGGAGGGTATCCGTACTGTTCCAGTTGAGGGATTTTCATCTGGGAATGGCACCTGATGGGACAGCTGGCGCAGCCACCCATACGGACGGTGTACTTTTCCGCCACGTCGGTAAGGTCGAGAATACTCTTAAGGGTCCTAAAACCGATCCTGTTGATATCCTGAGGTGGGTTCGTTCCCGTTTTTACGGGAGGTTCGGCAGCACCCCAGTATTTGTCTTCGGCAGAGGTCCAACGGGTAGCTGGATTGTTGAATTCGGCCCAGGGCTGGGGAAACTTCGGCACAACATGCTGGTTGTTGGCACCGATGACGGTGAGATTTTCTCTCATCAGACGCATCCATGCGCCCTTGTCTCCGGCTATCTTTACCGACTGGGTACCACGGACACCTATGGCTTTGAGCATCTTGGAACCCATAACATCTCCCAGCCCTCCGCCGTGGTGGCTCGAGCCGGTTCTGATAAAGGATATGGGAATGAGGTTTTCTCCCGCCTGACCGATGACCGCTGACTGGGCCTGATCTCCCAGTTCTCCGGCAATCTCAGCCATGGTGTAGAAACACCCTTTGCCCCACATCATCGATGCATCTTCAATAGAAACTTCGTTGTCATTGATCTTGATCCAAACGGGAGAGGATGCCTTCCCCTCAACGATGACGGCGTCCCATCCTGCATATTTCAATTCCGAAGCGAAGTATCCGCCGAAGTGGCTGTTGATAACGGCGTTGTATTTGTTCCAGCTGGCAAGAGAAGTGATTGTCATTCTCCCGCTGCAAAGAGCCCCTGTTCCTGTAAGGGGACCGGTCGAGAAGACCATTTTATTCTCGGGGTCGTGTGCTTTGGTTCCTTCGGGAACCTCATCCCACATAACCTTATACCCAATTCCCGATCCGCCGATGTAATCGTAATATTTGGAAGAATCTTCCGCTGATATTTTTCCTGTAGAAAGGTTAACCCGCAGGATTTTTCCTGCCCATCCACCTAATGTAGCCATGTGTCATTGCTCCTTATTTCAATACTCAGAATAAAATCGAACTACGCCTGAAGCGCCTTCTCAAAGCCCTGCTTTTTATAGAGCTCTATTGCATCTTCCCAGCTTACAAAGGTGAGTGCGCTGTTCGGACAACCGGCAACACAGGCTGGGTGGCCATAGCAAAGAAGACACTTTGTCGATTTCTTTCTCTCGGGATCCACCGTTGCCATGCCAAAGGGGCAGGCGCGTTCACAGGAACCACAACCGATACAGATATCGGTATTTACCACCCTTGCACCGGTATTTTCATCGGTACTGATTGCCTGAACCGGGCAGGCATTGGCACAATAGGGCTCGGCACACTGCTTACAGGTTTCTCCGTTGAGTTTGAAGTTACCCATCTGTCCGTCCCTGTAGGCCCAGGCCATGGTAACTCCGCTTTTTCCGTAGTTGAAATTCCTTCCTATCTTTACTCGAGCAATGTAGGGATGCACTTTCCCGTCGTTGGAGACGGTACAGTTTATTTCACACCGCTTACAACCGGTACAGAGTCTGGAGTCGTGGATGATGGCTCCTGATGCTGTCTCATAGACCCGGATTTCCGGACCGATGTTTTTCTTTCCGGTTGAAAGACGATACACCAGCGCTCCGACGGCAATTCCCGCCACACCGGCACCGCTGATTTTAAGAAATTCCCGTCGCGCTATTTTCCGTTCTAGCAATTTCTCCTTTTCTTCGTTAGGTTTTTCTTCTTTTTTTTCGGCCATGTTGTTACTTCTCCCTTATTAAGCTTAACGCGTGTACACATCATCAGAGTATCACCTGCATATTTATTATATGCATTGGGAAATCTGATGTGATGCTGTTCACGATATTAGCTTCTCTCTTTGTTCCCTTTCCTCTGCATCCCGTACCTTTTTCCGCGTTACCGGACTCCGGAACATCTTCCAATAGCAGAAGATATTTTTCGATTCGATGTCGTAAAGATAGGCTTGAGCGTCGATTTCCCGATCGAAGCTCATGAAGATCCCATCTCCCACGACATAGTATCCCTCCGGGCCTTTTTCAACCCTTAGTTTGCCGTCGGTATCTACAGTTTCTCCATCGCTGAATTCTATCATGGCACCTCCTTCATTATTGAGATCATTTCACATAATACATGACTTTAGAAAAATAAATTCTATAATTTCACAATATTTACTTTTTTATCGATTTGTCAAGGATAATCGTTTGCACAGAATGAAGAAAAGCTTACAATTTTTGTTGTCTTTGATATGATACCCGCCATGAATGAGATGAGCATTGAAGTTGCGCTGGTTGAATGCGCTGCTGCACGGGCAAAGGGGAGAAGAATACAGTCGATCTGTATCGGCTATAACGTAACCATAGTGGAGCTTGACGACGGATCCATGGGTACTTCGGCAATGTTGAAGGAGCCGAAGACGGGGACTGAGCATCATGTGGCGGAAGCAGGAACCTTGGTTGGGGCAAAGGCCGACAAGGTGATGTACTGGCTGTTGGAACATCAGGCTTCGGTAAAGCGAAATGTCGCCCTTGCCACCATCAATGCCGCTTCGGCCATGACCATGTATCCGGAAGAGCAAGGAATAACGGCATCGGATCTTCCCCTTATTCACGAGGGAGATGTGCTTGGAATTGTTGGTTACATTGCCCCTATGGTGCGGCGGATGGCCCCGAAAGCCGCGGATTTCTTTATTTTTGATAATAGCCTGAATGAGGGGGTATCGCCCCCTGAAAGGCAACCTGAATTGATTCCGAAATGCTCGGTTGTCTGCATCACCGGTACCAGCTTTTTAAATCATACCGTGAGTACCGTTCTTTCCTATTGTCGGAACGCCCGGGAGGTTGTCATTGTCGGACCAAGTACTCCGCTTTTTCCCGAAGTCTTTGCCGATACCCCAGTCACCTTTCTTGCCGGCTCCCGCTGGCCCTCAGACAAACGGGAGCAGCTATTTAGCCTATCTTCCCAGGCCGCCGGCGTACACCAACTAAGCAGGCTTATGCAGAAGGTAACGATTCCTATTTCCCGTGGTTCATGACCTCCACAAGCTGAGCAACAATTCCGACGGCGATTTCTCCCGGACTGCTTCCTCCGATCGGTATACCGATGGGACTGACCATCCTGCTTATCTTCTCTTCTTCATAGCCTTCCTGCTTGAGTTCCTTTCTGAGCTTTGCCGCTTTTGTTCCGCTTGCGATCAATCCAAGGTACTTCCACTCTTTTTTTAGAAAATAGCGGGCAAGGCGAAAATCGGTGGTATGGTCGCGGCTCACGATGACGATGTAGCTGTGGTCGTCAAGGGACAGAGCATCCTCGATCACCTTTTCGTCGAAGGAGGTAATAATGCTTTCCACACCGGGAAAGCGTTCCTCGTTGGCATACTCTTCCATCGAGTCGATCAGGACCGTCCTAAAATCCAACTCGCGGGTCATCGAATAGATCGCTTTGCCGATGTGGCCTGCCCCGCAGATGACAAGCTGCTTCCGCTTTTGAAGCGGTTCGATAAGGTAAGTGACCTTACCACCGCAGGCCATATTAAGGTCCTTGCCCAGATCCTTTTTATAGTAGCGGACCTCTCCTTCCCGGATTGCCTCCAGAGCCTCTTCCAGGGCGATATGCTCCAAGGCTCCTCCCCCGATGGTCCCAAACGTCAAATGTCGATCCCCTTTGTCCACCACAAGCATCTTTGCCCCCGGGATCTGTGGAACCGAACCTATGACCTCGACGATAGTGACAAAGGCAATAGACTCCTCGCTTTTGGCAAATTCCGCGGCAGTCAATATCAAATTATCCATATCGCTACTCCATATGCTATTCTTTGACTAGGGTTTTAGCATAAACACATGCTTTTTTCCAGATGCAGTCGTAGATTTCCCCTTTTTCCGTTGCTCATTGACATTCAAGACCGTAAAATATATACCATAGTGGTAAAGCTAACTAGGAGGATGCTATGAAGCGTACACTCGTATTGATCGGATCAATGCTTGTTATTCTTACGTTTGTAACCGCATGCGGAGGGAAGTCCGCCTTCCCCAAGGCTTCGGACAATGTTGCTGTTGCAGAAGAGGGGGCTTTCGATGCCCACGGCTGGAAGGCCAAGATTGCTATTACTTTTGATGGCGATACAATTACGAAGGTTCAGTTTGACGAATTAAATAAAAAGGGTGATCTAAAGTCTCAGGACAAGACCTATACGAGCCAGATGGAATCTGCCACCGGTGTAACCCCTGCAGCGGCCAACGAACAGCTTGCCGCCAGCCTTGTGGAAACGCAGGACCTCTCCAAGGTCGATACCGTTACCGGTGCTACCGATACCACCACGCGTTTTAAGGAACTTGCGGAAAAGGCTCTCTCAAGCCGATAGATTCGTTCCATCTCTCTTGAAAAAAGCTGCCTGGAAAAAATTTTCGGGCAGCTTTTTTTATAAAAGAGACCCTCAGCTTTCTTGGCTTATATATACGTTATCCATTTCAATGTGCAGGAGAAGAAAGATACCCCCTCTCCGTGAGCTTGATGAAAATCTTCCAGTGATAGAGAATAGGCAAAACAGCTTTTGGGGAGAAGTCAGATGAACATTACCGGATGGAAGCTTGATAGGATTTCCGTGGCATTGAAGACTCCTTTTATCACTTCGCTGAGGAGGCTGGATGCCATCGAGAATATCATTCTGACCATCGATAGTGATACTCCTTTCTCGGGGCAGGGAGGGGCCGCACCGACGGCGGTGATTACCGGTGATACCTTTGGTTCCATCACCGCTGGTATCGAGCATATCATGACTGCCATCATGGGAATGGAGATCGAAAACATCGAAGGCATCATGCAGCGGATACAGACCTCCATGGTCGGCAACAATTCGGCAAAAGCGGCTGTCGACATGGCAGTGTATGATCTATACGGTAAGCTGTATTCCGCTCCGCTCTACCGGCTTCTGGGGGGCGCACGGGACAGCCTTGCGACCGACCTCACCATAAGCATGAATGAACCGGAACAGATGGCGACAGATAGTGCAAGGGCCGCGGGTGAAGGTTTTTCGGTTTTGAAGATTAAATTGGGAAAAGACGTGGCTCGGGACTTTGAAAGGATAAAAGCGGTAAGGGATGCTGTGGGGCCTTCCATTTCGCTTCGGATCGATGCGAATCAGGGATGGACGCCGAAGGAAGCCGTCGGGCTTGTTGCGAGGATGGAGCGGGCGGGGATTAATCCGGAACTTATAGAACAGCCTGTTGCTGCCCGTGATTTTGAGGGTATGTGCTATGTCAGGGAGCGAATCCCCTTTCCCCTCGTTGCAGACGAGAGTCTCTTTTCTCCTAAGGATGCCATCGATCTCGTGAAGATGCATGCGGCAGATGGTTTCAATATCAAGCTGATGAAATCGGGAGGGATCTATAATGCCATGAAGATTGCCGCCATCGCCGAATCGGCAGGTTTATTTTGCATGGTGGGATCCATGATGGAAAGCCATACAGGCCTTACTGCTGCCGCCCATTTTGCGGCATCACGTGCCGTTGTTCGCATGGTTGATCTTGATGTGCCTCTTTTATGTGCCGAAAAGAAAGAGCATGGCGGAACGGAGTATACAGGGAGCAGTATTCGTCTACCGGCGGCTGCGGGCCTTGGTCTCGACTGAGAATCCGTTGGAGGCCTTTCAGGAAAATTCTCTGGCCAGTGCCGAGTGTAGGCTTCTCCTGAATGTTTTTATCTTATCGGCAGTTGCAGCTCTTCCGAAATGCACCCTGTTTGTCAGTAGTACCACCGTCAGATCGAGGGAAGGGTCCATCCACACGCTAGTCCCCGTGAAGCCTGTGTGTCCGAAGGCTTCGTTGCTAAAGAGTGGTCCTGCGAAAGAGTCTCGATCCTGTACCAAAAAGCCGAAGGCCCGTTTCGGTGAAAGCCCCTGGGTCTGATTCCCGGTCATCAGGCGTACACTTGCTTCGGAAAGTATGTGCTTACCGTTGAGCATTCCCTCGCAGGAAAACAGCTCCAGGAGCTTCATGACCCCTTCCGCATTTCCGAACAAGCCTGCATTGCCTCCCATGCCGTCGAGGCAGAACGCGTTCTCGTCATGCACCTCGCCTTTCAGCCACCTTTCTCGCCAGGGGCAGTATTCGGTAACGGCGATGTTCTCTTTGATTTCCTTATCGTTGCTTCTTAGGGGATTGAACATAAGGGAAGCTATTTCCCCCGGAATGGTAACCAGTTGTCTGAAAAGCTCATCCATGTTTTTGCCCGTTATCTTCCTAACCACTTCGGCAAGAAAGATATAGCCCGTGCAGCTGTATATGACCTGGGCTCCCGGTTTTACGGTCGGAGTGAGGGAAAAGAGATGCTCGATTGCCTTAGCCCGGTCGATCTCCGCTTCCGTCTCAAAGAGCTTGAATATATCGGGGACGGGGGGAAGGCCCGAGGTGTGGGTGAAAAGCTGGCCAAGGGAGATGCTGGCGGTTTCCCGCCGAAGGGAAGGAAGGAAAGCCCCGATTTCCGTATCCGGAGAAATCTTCTCCTGTTCCATGACGGCAAGGGCCGTGATGCTCGTTGCCAGGGGTTTTGTGAGCGAGGCAAGGTCGAAGATGGTTTCCGACGTCATCTCTTCTTTGTACGGATACCGTCGTCTGTATCCGGCGGCCTTGGAGAAAACAACCTTTCCATGCTGCTTTACAAGGAGCACAAAACCGGGAGTCGTCCTGTCGGCAATGGCCTCATCGAGCGTTGTTTCGATGGTTTTTTCGTTATTTTCCTGCATGCTTGAGAACCAACCCAATATGTTCTTCGTTTTGTTGAAGCAACTTTCGTGCCTCTTGTGCCGAAACCTTGAGCAGCACCGATACGATTGCCACCTTCGGCTTTCTGTCACACGCCAGGAAGGCCTGTTCTGCT
Coding sequences:
- a CDS encoding serine hydrolase domain-containing protein, producing the protein MQENNEKTIETTLDEAIADRTTPGFVLLVKQHGKVVFSKAAGYRRRYPYKEEMTSETIFDLASLTKPLATSITALAVMEQEKISPDTEIGAFLPSLRRETASISLGQLFTHTSGLPPVPDIFKLFETEAEIDRAKAIEHLFSLTPTVKPGAQVIYSCTGYIFLAEVVRKITGKNMDELFRQLVTIPGEIASLMFNPLRSNDKEIKENIAVTEYCPWRERWLKGEVHDENAFCLDGMGGNAGLFGNAEGVMKLLELFSCEGMLNGKHILSEASVRLMTGNQTQGLSPKRAFGFLVQDRDSFAGPLFSNEAFGHTGFTGTSVWMDPSLDLTVVLLTNRVHFGRAATADKIKTFRRSLHSALAREFS
- a CDS encoding FMN-binding protein, whose product is MKRTLVLIGSMLVILTFVTACGGKSAFPKASDNVAVAEEGAFDAHGWKAKIAITFDGDTITKVQFDELNKKGDLKSQDKTYTSQMESATGVTPAAANEQLAASLVETQDLSKVDTVTGATDTTTRFKELAEKALSSR
- a CDS encoding aldehyde ferredoxin oxidoreductase: MATLGGWAGKILRVNLSTGKISAEDSSKYYDYIGGSGIGYKVMWDEVPEGTKAHDPENKMVFSTGPLTGTGALCSGRMTITSLASWNKYNAVINSHFGGYFASELKYAGWDAVIVEGKASSPVWIKINDNEVSIEDASMMWGKGCFYTMAEIAGELGDQAQSAVIGQAGENLIPISFIRTGSSHHGGGLGDVMGSKMLKAIGVRGTQSVKIAGDKGAWMRLMRENLTVIGANNQHVVPKFPQPWAEFNNPATRWTSAEDKYWGAAEPPVKTGTNPPQDINRIGFRTLKSILDLTDVAEKYTVRMGGCASCPIRCHSQMKIPQLEQYGYPPYVSSTCVGFFSPGAVMIKGVQDMNGEGLMIARALGAQITNDYGIWCNYLQIGRDFNYAYNKGILKKVLPKAEYDSIRFDLLEAGDPAFLLDFYQRIAMKEGEFSHMADGAYLLAKRWGFGDDYWDEEAYGLWNKDFGYPHHHSNEADAQVGTLVNLIKNRDAQNHSHNNFLGSGLPLEIQKEIAAEVWGGGEAIDEPGHYTPMNKPKAVFAAWSLKRNFLHDSLTLCNWMWPMTVSPLKEKGYRGDTAMESKYYTLATGKEISEAELDKEALKLITLHRAITMRQMNTMNMRNEHDLIPKWVFDADKDKKPYDKGTNKLDREDMELAKDMLYEEFGWDKKTGAPTRATLEDLGLADVADELASKGLLPA
- a CDS encoding DUF364 domain-containing protein; this translates as MNEMSIEVALVECAAARAKGRRIQSICIGYNVTIVELDDGSMGTSAMLKEPKTGTEHHVAEAGTLVGAKADKVMYWLLEHQASVKRNVALATINAASAMTMYPEEQGITASDLPLIHEGDVLGIVGYIAPMVRRMAPKAADFFIFDNSLNEGVSPPERQPELIPKCSVVCITGTSFLNHTVSTVLSYCRNAREVVIVGPSTPLFPEVFADTPVTFLAGSRWPSDKREQLFSLSSQAAGVHQLSRLMQKVTIPISRGS
- a CDS encoding dipeptide epimerase yields the protein MNITGWKLDRISVALKTPFITSLRRLDAIENIILTIDSDTPFSGQGGAAPTAVITGDTFGSITAGIEHIMTAIMGMEIENIEGIMQRIQTSMVGNNSAKAAVDMAVYDLYGKLYSAPLYRLLGGARDSLATDLTISMNEPEQMATDSARAAGEGFSVLKIKLGKDVARDFERIKAVRDAVGPSISLRIDANQGWTPKEAVGLVARMERAGINPELIEQPVAARDFEGMCYVRERIPFPLVADESLFSPKDAIDLVKMHAADGFNIKLMKSGGIYNAMKIAAIAESAGLFCMVGSMMESHTGLTAAAHFAASRAVVRMVDLDVPLLCAEKKEHGGTEYTGSSIRLPAAAGLGLD
- a CDS encoding ferredoxin-like protein, whose amino-acid sequence is MAEKKEEKPNEEKEKLLERKIARREFLKISGAGVAGIAVGALVYRLSTGKKNIGPEIRVYETASGAIIHDSRLCTGCKRCEINCTVSNDGKVHPYIARVKIGRNFNYGKSGVTMAWAYRDGQMGNFKLNGETCKQCAEPYCANACPVQAISTDENTGARVVNTDICIGCGSCERACPFGMATVDPERKKSTKCLLCYGHPACVAGCPNSALTFVSWEDAIELYKKQGFEKALQA
- a CDS encoding XdhC family protein; this translates as MDNLILTAAEFAKSEESIAFVTIVEVIGSVPQIPGAKMLVVDKGDRHLTFGTIGGGALEHIALEEALEAIREGEVRYYKKDLGKDLNMACGGKVTYLIEPLQKRKQLVICGAGHIGKAIYSMTRELDFRTVLIDSMEEYANEERFPGVESIITSFDEKVIEDALSLDDHSYIVIVSRDHTTDFRLARYFLKKEWKYLGLIASGTKAAKLRKELKQEGYEEEKISRMVSPIGIPIGGSSPGEIAVGIVAQLVEVMNHGK